The stretch of DNA ACGTGACCCTGACCGGGAACGGGCAGGGCTACACAGTTGGACCGGGAGAAGAGGTATCCTTGGCAGGTATGAACTTCAAGACGTACCGGGTAACCTGGAACGGCATCGTCCAGGGTGGGCTAGCCCAAGCCAACGGAGGCACGATAGTTGCACCCGAACTTCCGTTTCCGGTCGAGGTAACCGCCTCGCTCGCCATGCCCGGGGGTGGAGCCATATACGTCCACGCAAAGCTCATCAACGTAGGGTTAGAGGGGGTCGGTTGAAAACCCCAAGCCCCAACACAATTTTTGCTTATGTTCTGGGCACATATGGAACGGGGTTGAATACTACCGGGTGGGAGGTCGCCCTCACCCCTTTTCCAGCAACGCGTAGAAGAACCCTATCGTCCCGTGACTGTGAGGCCATGCCCTCATCGTCCCCAGCAAAAGGCCCTCATCGTAGGGGCCGGTCAGGGGGACAAGCCCCGCATCGGGGTGCCTGCCCAGGAACCACTCCACAACGCCCTCGTTCTCCTCGTGAAACATCGAGCATGTCGAGTAGAGTAACCTTCCCTCCGGCCTCAGGAGCTTCCACGCGCTCTCAAGGAGTTCTTTCTGGAGGGAGACAACCTTTGGGATGTTCTTCTCGCGGAGACGCCACCTCAGCTCCGGGTTCTTGGCTATCGTCCCGTCGCTCGTGCACGGCGCATCGAGCATCACCCCATCGGCGATCCCCTCCCCAAGAATATCCGGTGCCTTCCTTCCGTCCGCCCTGACTATCTCGGCAATTTCAACGCCAGTACGCCTGAGAACCTCATTCATGCGCTTTATTCTGGCTTTATCAACATCGAAGGCGTAGATTTTCCCCTCGTTTTTCATCAGCTCCGCCATGTGGGCTGTCTTGCCACCGGGAGCAGCTGCCAGGTCGACGACGGTCTCGCCGGGCTTCGGATCCAGTACAAGCGATGCGACGGCAGCAGCTTCCTCCTGCGCTATGGCGAAGCCCTTGTTGAAGAGCCATTCCGGGTTGAAGGGGTCAAGAATCCTGATGACGGTCTCAACTCTCCCGCTCCTCTCGAAGCGGACGCTCTTTTTTCTCAGATAGTGCTCAACGTCCTCAACGCTTGCCTTCAGGAGGTTGACCCTGATGCTCGTGGGCAGGGTCTCGTTGAGTGCCTTGAGGAGCTCCCCTGCCTCGTCCCCCACCAGCCCCCTCATCTTCACTATGAACCACTCCGGGAACAGGTAGTCCCATTTCAGCCGCTTTTCCTCCGTATCGATAACCGGGACGTATTCGAAAACCTCCGGAAGAAGGTCGTAGTAATAATAGCCCACGTAGGGATGCGTCCTCTTCGACAGAAACTGGGCAAGGCCCCTAAGGTGCCCCCGGGTTTTTTCACTCGGATCCCTGAAAACCGCGATCTCAACTGCCACCCTGAGTGTCGCCCTCAGCCACGGGTCGAGTATCAGCGGGGAAACCCCAACAAGCTCCTCGATAACCTCATCTATAAGCCCGAGCCTCCTCTGGACGGAGTAGAATATCCCCGTCAGTTTGGAGTTCTCCCATCCCTCCACCCTGTACCTCGCAAAGGCCTTCCTCCTCGCCTGCTGGCTCGGCTTTACCTCCTCGCCGAGCTTCACGGCCTCAACCAGTGTATACAGCTGCCTATCCGAGAGTTTGAGTTTCCCCATGTTCCTCCCACGCTAAATTTCAAAAGCTCTTAAAAACCTGCCGTCATCGTCCCAACCTGTCTAGGATGCGGCGGGCTATCTTCGAGTTCTCCTCCTCCGCCGAAGTCGCAACCTCCCCAAGCTTTGAGAGGAGGATCTCTCCTAACACCTCCGGGCACTTTATGGAGACTGCCTCAAGCACAAGTAGTGCATCGAACTGAAGCTCCCTACTCGAGAGGGACTTACCCGCAAAATCCACGACGGTGCGGGCGATCTTTGGGTCGCAGTCCCGGAGGAGGTAATAGCTGAAGAACTGGAATGCCGCAACTGGATGCGACTCCATAAAGCTGAGGACTCTCTCCGCTATTCTCCTTCTACCACCTTCAGCGGATACAACCGCAAGAACCCTGGCGGCCTTTGAACTCCCCCAGGGGGTACCACTCAACAGTATCCCAATTAACTCATCCACAAGGGGTTCCAGAACTAGGGCATCCTTCCCCTTAACACGGGATGAAACTGCCTGCAGGGTCCACAACGTGTCCGCCCGTGTTCTGGGGTTCCTGAGCAGTGCTTTAATCTCTTCAACGGATGAAGGATCGGATCTAAGAGCGGCCAGCAGAGCCTCGGCGTCCCCTTCTTCAACCGCCCTCGACACATCTACGGCCCTCTTGGTAGACCGGATATCATCGCTACCGCCGAACACAGTCTCCTTCACGCGTATACGTGTCTTCCTTGGAGGGGCCAGCTGGGTAAGGGGCGGGGACATGAACACCACCTTGCGCTTTTGAGGGGTCCTAAAGGGACCTGGGATCATTCGGGCGGGAACATCCATCCGCACTCCTCTGGTCTTCAACACGCTTCCCAACCACTTCAGGATGAACTCATCGGCGATGGCCACGGCAAGGTCAATGGCGGCGTTCACCTCACCCCTAACTATGAGCTCGTGTAGGACCTCCCTTGCTTCCTCGGGCCTCGATGAGTAGTATGAGTAGAGAAAATCTTCAATGGCGTGGGCAACCTCCCTGGCCTTGGACTTCACGAGGAAGTCTTCAGAGCCAGTTGCCAGGGATTTAACCCTATCAAGCAGGGGAGGGAGGTCCCCGATGATCTCAGCAGGTACGGGGCAGCCGAATACGTCCACCAGAATGCCCAAAACAAAATCCAGCAGGAGGGGATCCTTCTCGGATAGGAGCTCCCGGATGGAACCCAGCAGGAGCTTCAGAGTTTTAACATCCCCTGTAAAAACGAAGACGTTGAGTAGAAGCCTGAGCCCCATAGCCCGGATACGGGGGTTCCGTGAGGATATCAACCTCAAAATCTCAGAGCGCAGCATGGGGGAGGGTAGAGGATATTTAGATGAGCCACAACGTCGGAGAGTTCGCCGGAAATGACGTCATCGCCATATTTCTTGACGAGGGGGACTATCGTATGGACCAGTCTCAGAAGGGCCTCATCCGAAAGAGGGAACCCTTCAACCAGGTTTTTGAGGACCCTCACCGCCTTCATGGCCACCTTTGAGTCACCACTGCTGAGCCCCTCAAGGATGGCATCGAAACCCTCCGTGGCCACCGTGAACCTAACCCTCTCATCCCCCCTCTTCACAACCTCGTTGAGGGCCATAAACGCACGCGTCCTGGTGGTTCCATCCCGGTCCTCCAAAAGCTTCAGGAGTATACGGAGTACCCCGGTGTCCCGGAGGGCGAGCTCCACAGCATCCACTATCCTCCAGGACAGGATGAGATTCCTGATCTCCTCCTCACTTAAATTGCCCTCGGCACTCATTCCAGTTATAACTACGAAGCTGGGGACATATATCGGTTTCGCTTTTAAACCGGTGTCCCATCAACGGTTAACCGCTCAAACCGATACACGTCCACAAGAATCCGCTCAACGGATTTTCTGTGAAAGAAAAACTGGGCCGGGAGCTCAAAGGGAAGGGTAACCCTATGCGTTATCGAAAAACCGAAGTCTCTCACAAAGGCTTCGATGAAGCGTCTCACCTC from Thermococcus sp. encodes:
- a CDS encoding RsmB/NOP family class I SAM-dependent RNA methyltransferase, with the translated sequence MGKLKLSDRQLYTLVEAVKLGEEVKPSQQARRKAFARYRVEGWENSKLTGIFYSVQRRLGLIDEVIEELVGVSPLILDPWLRATLRVAVEIAVFRDPSEKTRGHLRGLAQFLSKRTHPYVGYYYYDLLPEVFEYVPVIDTEEKRLKWDYLFPEWFIVKMRGLVGDEAGELLKALNETLPTSIRVNLLKASVEDVEHYLRKKSVRFERSGRVETVIRILDPFNPEWLFNKGFAIAQEEAAAVASLVLDPKPGETVVDLAAAPGGKTAHMAELMKNEGKIYAFDVDKARIKRMNEVLRRTGVEIAEIVRADGRKAPDILGEGIADGVMLDAPCTSDGTIAKNPELRWRLREKNIPKVVSLQKELLESAWKLLRPEGRLLYSTCSMFHEENEGVVEWFLGRHPDAGLVPLTGPYDEGLLLGTMRAWPHSHGTIGFFYALLEKG